The Bacillus paramycoides genome contains a region encoding:
- a CDS encoding phage minor head protein — MQKIDKLLDSLNEWIEKADTDDFTAALPADLEVLDMLPGYVEEFEKEIAKLLRKQKKYFIDGIKNYTKKDAVEKGIKIKDIIDFVTGSLFGADTFAESLSKAARKFLDYTMKDMTKAFMDAIDPDIQFNIFSKRTTKWIDSWSDELGKIMKINSHKAVERILNDGLENGKGIKEIARELAKLPEFDRKRAKTTAQTEVLAACSASQFESYRQSPAVTGKRWRHSGTKNNQPRDNHVAYDGTTVPVEEEFELPGSGERCMFPRDSSLSAKERVRCKCVMSPAVDNNILGLSEEEKQKIREETLKELSKK, encoded by the coding sequence ATGCAGAAGATTGATAAGTTGCTAGATTCATTAAATGAGTGGATTGAAAAGGCTGATACTGACGATTTCACTGCTGCATTACCTGCTGATTTAGAAGTGCTGGACATGTTACCGGGATACGTTGAGGAATTTGAAAAAGAAATTGCTAAACTGCTTCGTAAGCAGAAGAAATACTTTATCGATGGAATTAAAAACTATACGAAAAAGGATGCTGTGGAGAAGGGTATCAAGATAAAGGATATTATCGACTTTGTTACTGGTAGCCTATTTGGAGCGGATACCTTTGCCGAGAGCTTGAGCAAAGCAGCGAGGAAGTTTCTTGATTACACGATGAAAGATATGACGAAGGCTTTTATGGATGCAATTGACCCGGATATTCAGTTTAATATCTTCTCAAAACGCACCACAAAATGGATTGATAGTTGGTCGGATGAATTAGGTAAGATCATGAAGATTAACTCTCATAAAGCAGTAGAACGTATTTTAAACGATGGATTGGAGAATGGGAAAGGAATTAAGGAGATTGCAAGAGAGCTTGCAAAGCTTCCGGAATTCGACCGTAAAAGAGCGAAGACTACAGCGCAGACAGAAGTGCTCGCAGCATGCTCTGCTTCTCAATTTGAATCTTATCGCCAATCTCCCGCGGTTACGGGTAAGAGGTGGCGTCATAGCGGTACAAAGAATAACCAACCTCGTGATAATCACGTGGCGTATGACGGTACAACGGTTCCGGTAGAGGAAGAGTTTGAGCTACCTGGATCTGGTGAGAGATGTATGTTTCCGCGCGATAGCTCCTTATCTGCTAAAGAAAGAGTACGTTGCAAATGCGTTATGTCTCCTGCAGTCGATAACAATATACTAGGCCTTTCTGAAGAAGAGAAGCAGAAGATTAGGGAAGAAACTTTAAAGGAGTTGAGCAAGAAATGA